Genomic segment of Nostoc sp. TCL240-02:
ACAAGAAGGCTATAAACCATTAAGAAGATTTCGATTAAAATTGGATAAAAATTAGAATGTAGATATTTATTAATTGCAGGGGCAAAGCATTTTGGTAAAAGTTTATTCCAAAGCTTTGCCTAAATGCTAGTGTTTGCTTACGCTAAAATCACCATTCCAGAAGGAGGCAAATCAATTCGTACAGTTGCGCGACGGTCGTTATGATGTTGCACAGCTACAGTTTGGTCGCGGGGTGGATGGCGTAAATATGAATCGCTCCAATCGCTTTTGTATAAAAAGGTCATGGTCGAGTCTTGGCGATGTATATAAGTATCTACTGTCACTTCTGCACCGCGATTTTCTAAGCCGTTGGTATTTAGTACCATCAGCACTTCTGTGTCAAATAAAGTCTGTGACCAAGCAACTAATTCACCTTGTCCAGGAATCGAGAAGGGGGAGTTACAAAAAGATGTTTCGCGTAGGTAGTGATGTCCACGGCGCAATGCTTTACCAATTTTATCGTGGCTGTTGCGAATTCGTGCGATCGCAGCTATCCGCAAATAGGTAGGATGGTCGATATCGAAGAAATGACAGTCTGCTGTTTGAAATGCGCCAAAAGCACCGCCAAACATTGCTTCTTTAATATACCTATCTTCCGCAAACCTTCCGCCTTCTATGCTGTAATCGTGATAACCTTCATTCCCATCAAAAGCCTGTTCTGTTCCATAATAAATAGCAGGAATTCCTGGCATAGTTAATTGCACACCAACAGCATGAGCAACTTGCTCATAGAGATTAGGTACATTACTATATGCGGCAAATCGCTGCTTATTAGTTCGGGATGACATCTCATAATCATCCAAGATGGAGACATGATATATCCCAATTTGGCGGTATTCTCCAGCGAGATTGTTTTCGCTATACAAATCGAAAAATTGCTTGGGGTGTACTAACCCTTTGGTGAATGCAGCCAATTCATTAGGGGTTTGTACGCTATCTAATACAGCACTAAGGTTGCGAGCAATAATGTCTATGTAAGCACCAGCCATACTACCGGAGGTTATTTCTCCAGTCAGTAAAAAGTTGTCTTTACCAATAGATTCGGCGTATTCACGAATAGCTGTGCAGAATTTGCGGGAATCTTCTGGAGAAACGTGCTTGAGGCTATCTATCCGCAAGCCATCGCAGTCAGAAAGAGCAATCCAATATTGATAAACTCTGGCTAAAGCTGCAATTACATCATTTCTGTTGAACCAGTTTTCACCACTCTGGTTGTATGTTACATCTAAGATTACATACATTCTGCGATCGTGGGCAGCATCAATTAAATCTCTTAAATCTTGACGGGTGCCAAAGTGCGGGTCAACATCTAAAAATTCTTGAATGCGATCGCTATGGTAAGCTTCTAACTCAGAACGTTGTTGCCAAGGTGGATTAATCCACAGGGTTGTTATTCCCAATCGTTGCAGGTAGTCTAATTTGCTTTTAATTCCTTTAAGATTACCACCAACAAATTTTGTCCCTGCTGCCATCCAGTTGGCTTTATCCTTAACTTGGAATTTTGCAAGATTGGTGTGGTCAAAAAGCTCCCTTTGATTTTCATTATCATCACTGAATCTATCTAATACCAATTGATACAAAAACTGGTCACGCCAACTGATAGGACTCGGATAAACTCTCCCTCGTGGTTTTAGGTCTGTTTCGGAGAGTTGCTGGGGTACCAATTCTTCAACTTTAGCCATGAGGATTTACACAGTGAGAGGAAAATGGAAGTATGCATTTTAGATGTTAGAAAAAACACTTTAAATTTTAATTAACCCGTGGGGGGATTTTGTAAGTTAGTGACTTTCTTTTGTGATGATAGATTTTAGTTTAAACGTAGATGCGCTTCTCTACGAGACGCTACGCGTAGCTTGCTTCCACGTTCGCGTAGCGTCCCGCAGGGAAGTGGTACGCCTGACCGCAGGGTAGGGACGCAAAAAAAGTGTGGAGGAACACAAAAAATACGGAGAGATAATAAATAGAGTTTTTACAAATAGTTTAAAACTGCTATGGAATTAAAATTTTTAATTAGCTTTTTGAGAAATTATCTGATAAAGGTTATCAAACTGAGCTATGAGTGATGGAGGAACAGATGTAAAATGAATATAAAATTTTCCTCTAATTGTCGGTTTTTCTAAGACTTTGGCATAGATATCTTCACTGACTTGTGCTGAGTTTTTAGATATGAAAAGATTTATTTTAAGATTAGTTAGCTTTGGTGGTACTTCATTGGGAATATCTACTTGTAATTCAGCTCCTTTTGCTGATAGTTTGACTAAACGCCCGTAAAAGATCGGATTACCCATTTGCTTTTCATTCAAAATAGTGTATAAAAGCGGAATTTCTTGAGGAACAGGTAAAAATAATTCTTCTTCTTTGGGTAAATAAAGATTGTATCTTCCACCCACACCATATACTTCGTAAATGGTAATTGTCTGGCTCACACCCTTTGGCTGAACTTGCTTTTGTCCGATAATTTTGATGCTTGATCCGACTTCTTTGAAAGTCTGCTCGGAAATGAGAATTTGACCGCCACTAGTATATGACTCAATTCGATAAGTGAGATTTACTTGACTACCGACAATTCCATATTTAGTCCGCTTTTCGGAACCAATATTACCAACTATAACTTCACCTGTATTTATACCAATACCCATTTCTAATGGTGGCCAGCCGAGGGTTTTCATCTTTTCATTAACGCCACCCATTGCTAACTGCATGGCACAGGCACAAGTAACTGCTCTGAGGGCATCATCTTCTTTAGCGATTGGGGCACCAAATAAGACCAGAATACCATCTCCCATAAACTCATCAATTGTGCCTTGGTAATGATTAATCACATCGGCCATATATTCTAAATAGAGGTTGAGAATGTGAATTACCTCTTCTGGTGGAAAGCGTTCTGAGAGAGCGGTGAAGCCTCTTAAGTCAGAGGTGAGGATAGTAATTTTGCGGCGTTCACCACCAAGTTTTAATCCTTCCGGGCTTTCTAACAAGTTAGCAACAACTGTATCACTCAAATATCGTCCAAAAACTTGGCGAATTAATTGGTTTCTTTTTTCTAATTCAGTGTTGGCTTCTGCTAAATCTGTAGTTCGTTCTTTAACCCGATGCTCTAAATTTCTGCTGTTTTCTCGGAGTTTCTCAACAACAAGTGTCAATCCTGAAAGTCCTAAGACTGACATACCGCCTAACATGGCGAAGGTTCCTTGGAGACTTTGATTGGTCTTGGTTACTAAATTATCGAGAGATTGAGATATCTCCCAAGCTCCAGCAACATCTCCTACTTCCCAGTTTCTCTTTGGACTAGTAGCATCTGTGTTATGACAAGTTACACAACTTGCTTTCATGAGGCTAGCTTGTGCATAGCGCAAGGTGGTGTTTCCATTTTTCTTCTCAAGACGATAGAATTTTTGACGAGGGTTTTCTCTCAAGAAGTTTAGTGCATCGCTCTCAAATTCGTCTTTTGCTCCCCCTTTCGTGCGCCAAGGATATGGATAGTTACTATATAGTCTTACAGACATTTCGGCATTTTTTTCACTAATTTGCTCACCTAGTTCGATCGCAAAAGTTGAGGGTAGGGGGATTGCGCCTTTGGTATTGAGGTAAGCGTGGGTAACGGTAATTCCAGGTACAACTTTAGCTCGCTCTGCGGCTGCGGCGCTGTAGAGGTCAAAAGCTTGAGTTAATGATTGAATGTTCAAGGCAGCATTTTGCACTGCTTGGGCTTCAATCAAGCTCGATGAAAGCGTAGACATATTAGAAATTGCGATCGCGATCGCTGCACATAACATCAGCGTGAGTACAAGAGTAATTCTCTGTAACAGTAAACGTGAAAGCGATTGCCAAATTCGATTAATTAATAACTGAATCATTCGAAAAACTGTTTTTTACTAGTTAAAATTTTTGCAAAGCCTAGAAAATATTAAAATAATTCGTAATTTTTAACCCGTAATTAAGTTTTGCAACGGTGAGAAAGACAATATTTACAAAACTTGCTGATGAGAAACCTAGGAACTTAAACCCCAGAATTTGTTAACGTCTTAGTTTATTGCTCAACGGCAAAGCCTTGTGTAAAGAATTTGTAAAATATTGCATATTGTTTTTGCTATTATCTGATAAATGAATTATGCCATTCTAATTATAAAATTTAAAGTGCATTTAACTTTTGTCAATTGCAGCAATGGATATTGATCAAGCACTCGCATTTACAGACGCTCTTGTTTTTGCCAAGTCAAGAGTTCATTTAAGCGATCTCCAACAAGCCATGTTGCGTGAGTCTTGGTCTTTGGAACGCCAAAGTTACGATCGCATTGCCGACATTTATGGGTATTCACCAACTTACTTAAAACATGATGTTGGCCCCAAGCTATGGAAACTCCTTTCAGAAGTGTTAGGAGAAAAAGTTAATAAAACAAGTTTCAGAAGAGCAATCGAGCGGGCGACGGCACAATCAAATCAAGATATTGAAGAAAAAACGCGAGTAAAATTTGCTGATAATCTACTAGTTGCAGAAGTGAAGACTTCCTATCAAGATTGGGGAGATGCTATCGATGTTGATTTTTTCTACGGAAGACAAACAGAACTAGCTCAGTTACAGCAGTGGATTTTGGTTGACCAGTGTCGGCTGGTGGCTGTGTCAGGAATGGGCGGAATGGGAAAGACTTCTCTATCTATCAAGCTGGCGCAACAATTACAGAGTGATTTTAAATGGGTGATTTGGCGGAGTTTGCGAAATGCACCACCAGTACAAGAGATATTAACCGAGTTATTAAAATTATTATCTAATCAGCAAGAAATTGATTATCCAGAAACCGTTGAAGGCAAAATTTCGCGCCTGTTACATTATTTGCGATCGCAGCGTTGTCTGGTAATTTTTGATAACATTGAAACCATCTTACAACATAACGATAAATCTAAATCATCCTATATTGAAGGCTATGAAGCTTATGGCGAAATATTTAGACAAGTTGGAGAAATTCGCCATCAAAGCTGCTTAGTTATAACCAGCCGAGATCAGCCTCCAGAAGTTCGCCTCTTAGAAGGAGCAAGCTTACCCGTTCGGGCTTTTCAATTGGGTGGATTGAAAAAAGCAGAAGTACAAGAACTTTTGCAGTTAAAGGGTAATTTTCAAGGCTCAACAGAAGAATGGAATCGGCTAGTTGAAGGTTATGCCGGAAATCCCTTAGCATTGAAAATTATTGCGACGACAATTCAAAACTTATTTGATGGCAGTATTTCTGATTTCCTCAACCAGCAAGCTTTTGTTTTTGGGAATATTCGCAATCTCATTGAGCAGCAATTTGAACGGCTTTCTGAGCCAGAAAAAACGGTTATTTATTGGCTTTCTATCTATCGCGATTCCGCTTCCTTTTCGGAACTGCGATCGGATATTTTTCCACGTAGATCGCCCCAAGAATTAATTGATATTTTAGAATCACTAGAGCAACGCTCTTTAATTGAGAAGACCAAGCCGACACTGATTGAAAAACATCAGACCCAGTTTTCACTTCAGCCTGTGGTAATGGAATATGCTACTGAGAAATTGGTCGCTCAAGTTTGTCAAGAAATTCTAGCAGGTTTAGAAGCGAATGCCGCTCAAAAAAATTTGCTGTTCAAAACTCATGGATTACTCAAAGCTCAAGCAAAAGATTATGTGCGAGAAACACAAGTTCGTTTCATTCTCAAGCCGATTCTAGAACGCTTATTACTCGATCGCTTATTCATAGAAGCAAACGAAGAACTTGTCATTGAGAACCTGCTCACTCAATGCTTAACTAAGTTACGAGGTACATCATCACTTAAAACTGGGTATGCAGGTGGTAATATTTTAAATTTACTTTGTCAATTGCAATCAACTTTAACTAACTATAATTTTTCA
This window contains:
- a CDS encoding alpha-amylase family glycosyl hydrolase; this translates as MAKVEELVPQQLSETDLKPRGRVYPSPISWRDQFLYQLVLDRFSDDNENQRELFDHTNLAKFQVKDKANWMAAGTKFVGGNLKGIKSKLDYLQRLGITTLWINPPWQQRSELEAYHSDRIQEFLDVDPHFGTRQDLRDLIDAAHDRRMYVILDVTYNQSGENWFNRNDVIAALARVYQYWIALSDCDGLRIDSLKHVSPEDSRKFCTAIREYAESIGKDNFLLTGEITSGSMAGAYIDIIARNLSAVLDSVQTPNELAAFTKGLVHPKQFFDLYSENNLAGEYRQIGIYHVSILDDYEMSSRTNKQRFAAYSNVPNLYEQVAHAVGVQLTMPGIPAIYYGTEQAFDGNEGYHDYSIEGGRFAEDRYIKEAMFGGAFGAFQTADCHFFDIDHPTYLRIAAIARIRNSHDKIGKALRRGHHYLRETSFCNSPFSIPGQGELVAWSQTLFDTEVLMVLNTNGLENRGAEVTVDTYIHRQDSTMTFLYKSDWSDSYLRHPPRDQTVAVQHHNDRRATVRIDLPPSGMVILA
- a CDS encoding adenylate/guanylate cyclase domain-containing protein — its product is MIQLLINRIWQSLSRLLLQRITLVLTLMLCAAIAIAISNMSTLSSSLIEAQAVQNAALNIQSLTQAFDLYSAAAAERAKVVPGITVTHAYLNTKGAIPLPSTFAIELGEQISEKNAEMSVRLYSNYPYPWRTKGGAKDEFESDALNFLRENPRQKFYRLEKKNGNTTLRYAQASLMKASCVTCHNTDATSPKRNWEVGDVAGAWEISQSLDNLVTKTNQSLQGTFAMLGGMSVLGLSGLTLVVEKLRENSRNLEHRVKERTTDLAEANTELEKRNQLIRQVFGRYLSDTVVANLLESPEGLKLGGERRKITILTSDLRGFTALSERFPPEEVIHILNLYLEYMADVINHYQGTIDEFMGDGILVLFGAPIAKEDDALRAVTCACAMQLAMGGVNEKMKTLGWPPLEMGIGINTGEVIVGNIGSEKRTKYGIVGSQVNLTYRIESYTSGGQILISEQTFKEVGSSIKIIGQKQVQPKGVSQTITIYEVYGVGGRYNLYLPKEEELFLPVPQEIPLLYTILNEKQMGNPIFYGRLVKLSAKGAELQVDIPNEVPPKLTNLKINLFISKNSAQVSEDIYAKVLEKPTIRGKFYIHFTSVPPSLIAQFDNLYQIISQKAN